The segment CCAGATCTTCGCGCTGATCGCCGAGAACAGCGGCGTCATCAACGCCCACGACAACCTGATCGCCAGCAACGGGATCGCGGTGCAGGCCGGCAACGGCGGGGCGGGGCAGGCCAGCGCGACGGTGAACATCTCCAGCAACGGCGTCAACGGAAACCTCACCGGCTTCGTGTGCGCCGGCGGGATCGTGGCCTCGGACGGCACCAACCGGAAGTCGAACAACTCGGGCGGCGGCGCGGTGCCCTGCTCGCCGAACGGCGTCATCACCAAGCAGTAGCCGCAACCGCGCCTCACACGGAGGCACAGAGGGAAACGACGAGGGGAGGAGGATCGGCGAGCGATCCTCCTCCTCTTCCGGTTTCCTCCGTTTGCCCGGCGGGGGTTGACCCTCCGGAGCGCACCCGGTTACTTTCTCCGCATGCCGAGACCTACTCCAGCACCCAGCACGCGCACGCCCGCCCGCATCCCGGCGCCGCCCCCGAGCGACACGGAAAGCTCGTTGCGCTTCTCCGTTCCCAATCTGGCGCTGATCGCCGCCGGGCTGGCCGCCATCGTCCTGGGGTACGTGCTCCTGGCCGGCGGCTCCACGGTGGGGGCTCCGCTCCTGCTGGTGCTCGGCTACGCCGTGCTCATCCCGCTCGGCATCATCTGGTAGAGGGCGCTTAGCTCAGCTGGTTAGAGCACCTGTCTTACACACAGGGGGTCGGGGGTTCGAATCCCTCAGCGCCCACTTCGTAAGTAGAACAACGGCAAGCACGCGGCACCATTTCCGGCAACACTGAACCTTCTACTACGCGCTGCTCGTCGGCTTCCCCTTACACGCCGCCTGGCAGACGGTACCCGTCTATTGGCTCGGGTTTCGTCACGGCTAATTACAAGTTGAGAGGAATCACCGTGCACCGCTACCTGCTTTCAGGTGTTGTTTTGCTGGCGATGGCTTGCGGTGACGGTAGTCCGACGGCTACGGAGGAAGGCTCGAAACCTCGGCAGCCGGCGCAGGTCACGGCTGTCTCGGGCCAGAACCAGGAAGGCACCGTCGGAGCCAAGCTCGCGTCTCCTCTCGTTGTAAAGGTGACGACCGGACGCGGGGAGGCAGTGGCGGGGAGCGCAGTCGTGTGGACCGTCACCGCAGGTGGAGGAAGCCTCTCATCGTACGCCACGACCACCGACGCAGAGGGGCTCGCGCAGGTGGAGTGGACCGTGGGCACTATCGCGGAACTAAATACGGCTTCCGCCACTGTCGCCGGCCTTGCGCCTGCAACGTTTACCGTCACGCCGAAGGCTGGTGCGGTGGTCAAGGTGGAAAAGGTCAGCGGCGACGCCCAGACCGGGGTCGCGGGAAGTCCTCTTCCGACGCAGCTCGTGGTTCGGGCCACCGACATGTACGGCAACCCGGTCAGCGGAGCGACGGTCACGTGGCAGGTGACTGTCGGGAGTGGTTCCGTCACTCCCGCAACTTCCACCACCGACGCTCTGGGCCTTGCCCGGACAACCTGGAGTGTCGGCGGGGGAGTGAACGGTCTTTCCGGGGCCGCGACAGGTGCGCCACCGGTTACCTTCACGGCTGTCGCTCCGACCCTGGTCTCTGGCCTCCTCTCGACGAACACGACGTGGACGCTGTCGAAGTCGCCCTACAGAATGATCGGGAAAGTTCAGCTGGCATCGGGTGCAACCCTAACGATCGAGCCGGGTGTCACCGTCGACGGTCAGGGCAACGACCTGGAGTTCTGGGGCAGCGTTCGTGCGGTCGGCACCGCTGAATCGCGCATCCACTTGAATGGGGTCCGCCTGCGTTCGGAGGCATCGTTTGAGGATCGGTCCACGGTCCTGATCGCCTATTCCGACGTGGCCGGCGGTGCGCTCGGCATCGGAGGGGGGATAAGCGATCTGGACGTGAGTCATTCCCTCATTAAGGGGATTGGAGCGATGTCCGTGACTGCCTCGTCAGCGGCGCGCCGGATCGAAGACAACGTCTTCAGAGACGGAACCGGCGTCGAGCTGATGTCCGTTGCCCCGACGCGGTTCGACGTCTACATCCAGCGCAACGTGTTCATCAACACGGGGGGAATCCGCGCGGGATTCTTTGCGGGGAGCTCACTCCCGAAGGCGTATATCCGTAACAACTCTTTCTACGACCAGACGACCGATTTCGCCATCAGCGTGTCCAGTGCGGCGGCCGAGGCGACCGTGGTGGAGAACAACAGCTTCTGGAGCACGAACAGGGTTGCGTTGCGAACAGAGATCGGTGTGCTCGGATCCAACCGGGATTTTAGGGTGAACGCGCAAAACAACTTCTGGAACACGACGGATGAAGCAGTGATCCAGTCCATGATCTACGATCGCAACGACGACCCTGCAGGCGCCGGGTATGTCGACTACCAGCCCTTCCTCGCCGCATCGCATCGCGAAACTCCGGTGCGCGGATCGCCTTGAAACAGACGTTCGAAGCGCCCGCAACATGTGGTGAGAGCTGCACCTACGATACGTGCAGCATCGAAGCACGATAGCAGGCGGACCGGGCGCCCCCCGCGTCTTGACGAAGCGGGTGCGCCCGTGCAATCTGAAGCTTTGACGAACCACGGTGGGAGAGACCTTCGGCTACGAGCTGGTGCTCGACCGGCCCGGTGAATACCAGCTCGAGGTTCGAAGTGGTGGCGATCTCATGGTCAAGCAGCCGATCGTGATCCGGTGAGAGGTTGCTTCACGCAAGGCAGCACAGCTCCCCTCTCGCGGGCGCAGCCGCTGAGCTGACTCTTGACACGGGCCTGCCGCGGGAGCACCCTGCGTCAGCCCCGCACGCCGGGCGGCGAGAGATCCGGCCGCCGGGCACCCACGCGTCCCCCTCCGATCAAGCATACCCCCATGTCCACGCCCCCCTCACCCAGCGGCACGGCCGACGCGATCCCCGCCTGGCGGATCGGCGGCCACGTGATCCTCGCGTGCAACTGCGATTACGGCTGCCCGTGCAACTTCAACGGCCTTCCAACCACCGGGAAGTGCGAGGGCAACTGGAACTGGCACGTAGAGCAGGGCAGCTTCGGCGAGGTAGAGCTCTCCGGCCTCTCCTTTGGGGTGGCGGTCAACTGGCCTGGCGCCATCCACGAGGGTCGGGGCGAGGCGCTCGTGGTGATCGACGAGCGGGCCGACGACGCGCAGCGCGAGGCGCTCCTCACCCTCGTTTCCGGACGAGCGGGCGGCCCGTGGAAGATCATCGGCACCACCATCGACACGGTTCATCCCCCGCGGTTCGCGCCGTTCGAGGTCATCGTCGAAGGGTTTTCGAGCAGCGTGCACGCCGGCGATCTCATCACGCTGGAGATGGAGCCGGTGCGCAACAAGGTCACCGGCGCCGAGACGCACGCGCGCGCCATCCTCCCGGAGGGATTCGTCTTCCGCGAGGCGGATCTCGGCGCATCGTCGACGTTCCGCATCTCGGGGCCGGTGAGCTTCGACCACTCCGGGCGCTACGCGGCCGCCGCGCCGTTCGAGTACCAGGGTCCGTGAGGGCCGGCGGCCTCGCGAAGCCGGCCGTCGCGTGGCCCGGCGCGGCGTCCCTCGTCCTGGGCGCCGCGCTTCTGGCGTGGGTGGTCATGCTCCGCCAGATGTCCGCCATGGATATGTCCGCGCCCGGCGGCGCGCCGTCGCTCGGGGATGCGGCGTCGTTCACCGGGCAGTGGGGAGTGATGATGGCGGCGATGATGCTCCCCGGTGCCGCCCCCATGATCCTGCTGTACCGCACCGTCAGCCGCCGGCTCTCCGGCGACGGCGACCGCGTGCTGCCGGCGCCCCTTTTCGCGGTAGTGTACCTCCTCCTCTGGCTGGCGGCTGGCGTGCCGGTGTACGGAGGCTACGTGGTGGTGGGATGGCTAGTCGGCCGCTGGCCCTCGTTCCACGTCGCATGGCCGTACGCGGTAGCGGCCGTGCTCACCGCCGCCGGGGCCTACCAGTTCACGGCCGCCAAGCGCGCCTGCCTCCGCCACTGCGAATCGCCGCTGGACTTCCTCATGCGGCGCTGGCGAAGCGGCTACGCGGCGACCCTGGGACTCGCGGTGCGCCACGGGGCGTACTGCATCGGCTGCTGCTGGGGGCTGATGGCGATCCTGGTGGCCGCCGGGGCGATGGGTCTCCCGTGGGTGGCGGTCATCACCCTGGTCGTCCTCGCCGAAAAGGTGCTGCCTCTTGACGGGTGGACGGCCCGCGCGGTGGGCGCCGGGCTCCTCCTCCTGGCGCTCGCGGTCGCCCTGCGCCCGGAGCTCGCCGGAACGCTGCGCGGCGATGGGGCGCATGGGACGGCGCACGCGATGTAGGTCCGGCGGAGCGTCGCCCGGGATGGCGTGCATCAAACGAATCCGGGGGCGGTCGCATGGCGGTCGCCCCCGACTCGTGTGCGTTGGTGGTCAGTACCGGAA is part of the Longimicrobium sp. genome and harbors:
- a CDS encoding Ig-like domain-containing protein, whose product is MHRYLLSGVVLLAMACGDGSPTATEEGSKPRQPAQVTAVSGQNQEGTVGAKLASPLVVKVTTGRGEAVAGSAVVWTVTAGGGSLSSYATTTDAEGLAQVEWTVGTIAELNTASATVAGLAPATFTVTPKAGAVVKVEKVSGDAQTGVAGSPLPTQLVVRATDMYGNPVSGATVTWQVTVGSGSVTPATSTTDALGLARTTWSVGGGVNGLSGAATGAPPVTFTAVAPTLVSGLLSTNTTWTLSKSPYRMIGKVQLASGATLTIEPGVTVDGQGNDLEFWGSVRAVGTAESRIHLNGVRLRSEASFEDRSTVLIAYSDVAGGALGIGGGISDLDVSHSLIKGIGAMSVTASSAARRIEDNVFRDGTGVELMSVAPTRFDVYIQRNVFINTGGIRAGFFAGSSLPKAYIRNNSFYDQTTDFAISVSSAAAEATVVENNSFWSTNRVALRTEIGVLGSNRDFRVNAQNNFWNTTDEAVIQSMIYDRNDDPAGAGYVDYQPFLAASHRETPVRGSP
- a CDS encoding DUF1326 domain-containing protein, translating into MSTPPSPSGTADAIPAWRIGGHVILACNCDYGCPCNFNGLPTTGKCEGNWNWHVEQGSFGEVELSGLSFGVAVNWPGAIHEGRGEALVVIDERADDAQREALLTLVSGRAGGPWKIIGTTIDTVHPPRFAPFEVIVEGFSSSVHAGDLITLEMEPVRNKVTGAETHARAILPEGFVFREADLGASSTFRISGPVSFDHSGRYAAAAPFEYQGP
- a CDS encoding DUF2182 domain-containing protein, with product MRAGGLAKPAVAWPGAASLVLGAALLAWVVMLRQMSAMDMSAPGGAPSLGDAASFTGQWGVMMAAMMLPGAAPMILLYRTVSRRLSGDGDRVLPAPLFAVVYLLLWLAAGVPVYGGYVVVGWLVGRWPSFHVAWPYAVAAVLTAAGAYQFTAAKRACLRHCESPLDFLMRRWRSGYAATLGLAVRHGAYCIGCCWGLMAILVAAGAMGLPWVAVITLVVLAEKVLPLDGWTARAVGAGLLLLALAVALRPELAGTLRGDGAHGTAHAM